ATCGAGAAGGGCGAGTACGGCGACTTCCCGCATCCCACGTACGCGAAGTTCACCGCCAGCCTCGCGCCCGGCCAGCCGGTGCGCAACACGCCGTACCTGCAGGGCCTGGTCGTCGTCGTGGACCCGGCGACGGGGCTGGTGAAGGCGATGGTGGGCGGGCGCGACTGGAAGCAGTCGCAGTTCAACCGGGCCACGTCGGCCATGCGGCAGCCGGGCTCGTCGTTCAAGCCGTTCGTGTACGCGGCGGCGCTGGAGCACGGGCGCTCGCCGCTGTCCGGCGTGTCGGACGAGCCGTTCTCCATCTCCATGAGCGACGGCACTGTGTGGGCGCCCAAGAACTACGACGGCAAGTACAGCGGGTGGACGACGATGCGGAACGCGCTGCGCTTCTCCAAGAACGTCGCCGCCATTCGCCTGGGCCGCGAGGCGGGGATCGAGGCGGTGCGCAGCATGGCGCGGCGGGCGGGGATCGGCACGCGCATCCCCGGCTACCCGTCGGTCTACATCGGCTCGGCGGCGGTGGTGCCGCTGGACCTGATCACGGCCTACGCCACGTTCGACAACGGCGGCTTCCGCGTGGAGCCGGAGTACGTGGTGAAGGTGGAGGACCACCAGGGCAAGCTGCTGTGGCAGTCCAGCCCCGCTCCGGACCCGCAGATCGACCCCGGCATCGCCTGGATCATGACCGACATGCTGCGCGGCGTGGTGGACAGCGGCACGGGGGCCACCGTGCGCGATCCGGACGTGGGCGGCCTGTCGTACGACATCCCCGCGGCGGGGAAGACGGGGACGACGAACGACAACACCGACGTGTGGTTCGTGGGCTACACGCCGGACCTGGTGGCGGGCGTGTGGATCGGGATGGACAACCCGCAGACCATCATGGCGGGGGCCACGGGCGGCACGCTGGCGGCCCCGGTGTGGGCCCGCGTTATGCGTACCTTCTACGCCGGACGCAAGCCGCCGGAGCCGTGGAAGCGTCCGGAAAGCGTGGTGGTGCGCCGCATAGACGGCGGCCGCGTGCTCACGGCGAACTGCCCCTACGGCAGCGGGGAAGAGGACTTCTTCGCCGCGCGCTTCGTGCCCGAGGCGACCTGCGAGGCGCCGGCCCCGCTGCCGGACCGCTGGGTCGATCCCACGCCCGAGCTGCCGGGGCGCCCCGTGTTCCCCGGCCAGCCGCAGCCGCCGCCGGTCGAGGCGAAGAGGCCCCCGGCGCCGCCTCCATCCCACTGACGCAGGACCGAAGACGCGCATGGACCACGGCACGTACGACGACGACCGGACCCTGTTGAGCCCGGCCGCCGGGCACACGCACGCCGCGCCCCCGCCGCAACGCCGGGCGGGGTGGAAGCGCGCGCTGAAGTGGGCGTTCGGCATCGTCTTCGGCCTGGGCGTGCTGGCATTCGCCTGGCTCTGGTTCGCGCCGTGCGGCATGGGCGGCTGCGCCCCGCTCTCGGACCTGAACGGCTTCCAGGCCGAGGGCTCGCAGCTGCTGGACGTGCACGACAAGCCCTTCGGCTCGCTCTCCAGCATCAACCGCCGCGTGGTGTCGATCGACGCGGTGCCGGACTACCTGCCCAAGGCGTTCCTGGCGGTGGAGGACCGGCGCTTCTACGAGCACGGCGGCGTGGACTGGAAGCGCTTCGGG
This Longimicrobiaceae bacterium DNA region includes the following protein-coding sequences:
- a CDS encoding PBP1A family penicillin-binding protein, with amino-acid sequence MRRKMPSAAELRGHAARGLTRLRVAMGRPRERRVVIGLAMVGLGSCGAGGLVAAWTRACAGTCPTAEQVGDYAPHQASQVLDARGNLLGSFYRERRTVVPIRSLPRYVPLAFVAIEDQRFFSHQGVDPIRMIAAVRDNVIGGWGGPGGSTITMQLARNLFPQQLPMREKTARRKIAEVKLAMDIERSYSKERILEMYLNTIYLGSGSYGIEAASRTYFGKPASKLTYVEAATLAALPKGPSYYNPRRNPQAAQVRRDLVLAAMERAGYITAAQAATGRGMPLALVPPTGALRAPYFVERVRHEMEDKFGELLYTGGLRIYTALDPTLQEVAERGLEEHLETIEKGEYGDFPHPTYAKFTASLAPGQPVRNTPYLQGLVVVVDPATGLVKAMVGGRDWKQSQFNRATSAMRQPGSSFKPFVYAAALEHGRSPLSGVSDEPFSISMSDGTVWAPKNYDGKYSGWTTMRNALRFSKNVAAIRLGREAGIEAVRSMARRAGIGTRIPGYPSVYIGSAAVVPLDLITAYATFDNGGFRVEPEYVVKVEDHQGKLLWQSSPAPDPQIDPGIAWIMTDMLRGVVDSGTGATVRDPDVGGLSYDIPAAGKTGTTNDNTDVWFVGYTPDLVAGVWIGMDNPQTIMAGATGGTLAAPVWARVMRTFYAGRKPPEPWKRPESVVVRRIDGGRVLTANCPYGSGEEDFFAARFVPEATCEAPAPLPDRWVDPTPELPGRPVFPGQPQPPPVEAKRPPAPPPSH